In Plasmodium coatneyi strain Hackeri chromosome 8, complete sequence, the genomic stretch CACGCAGTAACTACCTAAATGGGCAGCCGCGCTgtgttttcaaaaaaattaaataaataaaaatgagacTACGTAGGAAATATGcatgcgcatatatatacctatgcATATGCGTATGTATTCGCTCGAGCGGGGCGTCCCAATTGAACCTCCCCGCCGCGCACAATGAAGTACCACCCAatcacggaaaaaaaaagaagggtcGACATGTATAGCCAAAGCGGCAAGTACATTTGGGAGCATCCCCcacaagtggaaaaaaaattacagccATGAGAGGATTGTTCTTTTTGTGCATATGCGTGGGCACAAACATATACTTATAAAATATGTGCGGGCATAATACTTCCTACGGTCGAATGAGGGGCACCCACGcaacaaacagaaaaaaaaaaaaaaattaaaaagtaaaatatgaacaacttTTTCTCGTTAACGTTGTAATGAAATGATGGCAGAAAAACACCTACCCTCtttttatgtacacaaaATTGTTTTAACGAAAGAGGCTTCTAAAGGGTTAAGACTCTGCCACCCATATAGGGGTATTTTGCATAAACACTGCTAAGTGACCCTTCCCATCACGTAACGTGATCGCCGGTGCTCAATTGAATAATTTCTAAAGTCCCGTCAAGCATTCTTATTTTGTCGTCGATGCATTGGAGCCTCTTCGTGAGACATTCCCTTCTTCTCACTTcttctgttcttccccctGGAAAGGTGATGTATGCAAGGAAGGGCATATCGCACAGACAGGTCCTACTGTGATGAGATGAAGTCACCCCATCGCATGAGAATGTTCCAACTGGGTTAAGATACATACCATACATTGGACACCTTTTTAATTCCGCTTCTTTGGTACTACGTTCAAGTTTAAGCAGCTGTGAAGAGGGGTGGTAAGGAGGGAAAATGGCAGAAGTAAAATTGTCcaatggaatatatatactccccAAATGGTAAGTACATGGGTGTGTTCATTTAAAGGAGGCTACTCCCTACTGTAAGTTGTTTTTCTATGGATTTTATCTTTTGCGTTGTGTCCTGCTCTCCTGGGCTGCGgggtggaaagaaagaagatcCCCCCAAATGATATGACCCATTAGTAATGCCTGACGGATGGAGAATAATTCACACTCAGCAAGGGGATGAAAGCGCAGTTTCCTATTAGGTTGTGTTGAGGGGGGGAGTCCCTCTCACGGGGGTAAAACCCGTCGATGTGGAATTGCGTTACGCGGGGCGTCTGGCCCGGTTGCCCCCTCTGTATCCCTACAACTGTTCGTCTTTTCCGGGTGTGTCTTCCCTCATCTGCGACGAAAAGGGAGCAATCATTTCGCTTGATGCAAGTAGTGGGAGGTAACCCCTCTCAATGCTGCACAAtctatgtacatatgcatccCAGCGGGGGCACGGTTGTGGGGCAAGAAAAAAGGTTGCTACATAAGTGCAGAAGCTACTTACAAGTGATGATTCCCTTCCACGGCTAACTGATTCATCATCGGAAGAGGccacccctaaaaaaaaaaaaaagaattacaaaACAGGGTGCAAATgggaatgcatttttttttcttccctacaTGCAGTGCAGTAAGACCTAACCCTTTGCTGTACCTTTTGCCTCCATCCCATTCGAGTATCCGTAGAATATCCCCCCTGCGGAAGGTTAACTCCAGTTTTACTAATTTTGTAAGCTTTATGTTTGCACTCGTACAGTTCGTTCTTTAGGCTCTTTATTTCGATGAGCATGTCTCTCTGTATGTTTCTTCGATTGTTGGTGGTGGGGGTAGGGGTAGGGGTAGAATGAAGAACGGTGAGGTGAGCTGCCAAATGTGTCTGTTTATTCCTCCACTTGGGTGCATAAAcgagtttctttttttcttatttttgttaaagcCAGTTTACTCGTTCTTTTCGCAGATCCTTTCGCAAATGCTCTTCTCATTTTCTGTATCTTTTAGCGCGTTTCTACAGTGGGGACGGGAATACAATGGAGTGGTAATCTCATCGTTATAGCTTCCAGTCGGCAATAGAAACGCATCATTGTGGACACAAGGAACATTCGCGTGTAAGAGATGTCCACTATTTtggcatcttttttttttcttttctcacTCCAGCATTTTGCACTTCTTTTCGAATAGCTGCTCctggtttttattttccagcAAGGCGCACTTctaaaattgttaaaaaaaagaaaaaaatggatctCTGCAAATGTGTCCACAGATGCATAGTGATGGCAGATTGATCACTTCGGTAGACACCCGCCCGCCAGATACTTTTGTaccattttgtaattttgcaCATCTTCCTtcagctttttttcctccgttTTGTAGCACGCAAGGAGGTGATCCTTGTTCTGGCAGCTAggacaaaaataaataaataaaataaactttGCGCATAATTTATGTTTTAGCGCCACCCACGGGTCAACGACTTCATCGCCCTGCTGACGATTCAGCCTCTTACACGTCCGCATGGTTTTCCTCCAACTTCTGGATGTTCAACTTGGCTTTCTTCAGTTCGGCCCGCAAGCGATCATTCTCTGCCTCCATCTGGGCATGAACAGGAATGGGTTCAGAACGTATAAGTCGTGGAAAAGGCGCATAAAAAGAGTGACAGTGCAACCTTGCGTTAAGGCACTTTCCTGTTCTACCttgaaattttcccctttcaggtgtgcccatttttcttccatttcctttttggagGTAAGACACTTGTGCACTTCCCGCTGTAGGTCACTCTAGTGAAGCACGTTCCGGACAGATATGTGTAGGGGTTACGAACGCATGGGACAACTCATCAATTAATCGTACACCTATACGCTGTGTAAGCGCAACATTACAAGATCCCTCACTGCGCTTATGCAAACTGGTGTGCGTACCACTTCCTCCTGTCGCTGGTGCAACTGCCGTCCATGTCCTTCCTGCAGGGGgggtgaaagaaaaatgacGCAATTcaacacatatatgataGACCCGCTTGTGAACCACCTATACGTTTATTTCCCTCacatgggaagaaaatgaatgaTGTTGCAGTGTGTTAACTTACCCACATTGTTTTAAAAGATAAGCACTCTCCATGCGTTCGGTTCAGTTGCTCCTTTAGCttgtttatctttttttcataatccCTAATGAGGTGGTCCTCCCGAGAATGTTCATCCCTCATTGTTCCCATTCCCACTTCCACTCCCACTTGATCGGTATTCCATTTTAGGACGTCCTTCTGTAACGTTGCGTCACAAACAAgctgatatttttttttcaattcttccaTCTCCTGTAgcaataatatattttttttttccaattttgttATGACCTCTTTGTTGAACTTATCCTCCTTCaccatttgttccttctcatCACGAAGATATCTCCTTCCCTTGGACAACCTCTTTATCCTGTCTTCGTACGATGCTTTTATCTGGTCTACTTTGCTCATCAGCTCTTCCTcatacttcttccttaagctTTGGCTGATATTTTCGATTTCGTCGTTTGCCTTTACAATTAGGTACTGGAAGAGTTCCCGTTCCCGCTCGTTTGAGAAATTGCCTAACTGCTCCGCCTGCTTTGCCTGCTTCGTTTGTTCcgctttcctttccttccgttGATCTGTGCGGACGGGGGGCTTCTCTTGTTCGCTATGCCCTTTTCGCAGGGAGAAGATCCCCATTTTGCCATATTCGccctcctcccccttcctCGCCGTTCCATACGGAATGAGCCTCGTCTGTGTATCCGCCTTTCCGTTAAGAGAAGTGGCACACGCGTTAGCTTCCCCCCGTTGGTTTCTTTCTTTCGCATTGCTTCTATTCTCAAGTGAAAAGCGgatgtctttttttcccctcccacTCTCCTGTTGCgaggttgttttttttcctcttcgttGTTCGACTTGAGGTGCCCTTCCTGTTGGAGTGCCTCCCCTACTTTGTCTTTCCCCCTCAGAGGGGTCATCCGACGTGCTGGCACTGTCTGCGTCGTTCGAGTGACTAACAAGGTCGATGCACCTGAATTGCTTTTCCACGTCTCTCTTCATTTGTATGCACCGGAGGAAGGGGTTCCTCTTATTCTGGTCCTTCCACGATGTATCCTTCAACACACTGCGGTGGTAATTCGCATTTTGTAAACTCTGCGCTGAGCGGTTCAGTTCGGTGAGATAATCTTTGATGGCGTCGAGCTCGTCCACTGGGGGGGGGAGTAAAAAAGTAGTAGTGCGGGTAAGCGTTCAGATAATTCAGCGTGGGGTGCGTGTGGATATGCCTGGCAGCAAACGCACGTCCACGTGGGAGCCACGCAGGTAACCAAAAGGAAAGACCTCATCGCAGTGTAGTCATTCTGCCCACCACCGCATAAACAGTTGGTTAGACTTTTCAAAGTATGCCCTTGTGACATCACAGGGGGTGGGCCTTTTTGACTTCCCCCACtcctattccttttttacctctCTCCATGGCTGGCAAGACATATGCTTATTCGTTTTcatcaaaaaagggggggtgggAAAAGCGCACAGGACATGTGCTTTAGCGGCGTAAAAGAATTGGGAGTACAGTTAGACTTCGCCTTAAATTGTCTACCCTTCTCTCACTggtctgttttttttaatttcgcGTTGGTCGTACAGGCAGGCCCCATTTGTGCGTGTAGTAGTTCTCCTCCAGACCAAATGGGCAAGTGGTAAATGAAAGACAGAACAGTTAAGTAGAAAAATGGCCAAATGTGGCACGCTTTTTATCCAAATAGAGGGACCCCTACGGGGATGACACTAAgcggaatatttttttttttttttttttttttttgcgtgtcCTTGAAGTAGTCGCATGTTGGTCTACTCCAACTGGTATTTGATTGCGTTGCATAtatctatattttttgcgcacaattgtcattttgcgttttttttttttttgttgtggggggaaaaacgggacgaacaggaaaaaaaaaaaaaaaaaaaaaaaaaacaatatacACAAGTAggtttgtatatatatgtacggtGGGATGAATTGTTAACAAGAAAGTGGTGCCCGCTCGAGCATACGTGTAAATGTCATCACATACATATGGACTACTAAACACATGAAGCGGAGGCACAAACGAAGATCGTCCGTGGCTGCAAGTAGACGCTACGGGAAGGCGTCCCCTCCGTTGGATGGAAAAACTCCCCACACACAAACATAGTCATATAAGCACATAGACACGTAAGCGTGACCCCCTCACCGGTGCAGAATGCCCTTGCGACTGACCCAGGAGTAGTAGTAAATAAACACAATGAGGGGCTGGCCTGTGATACAAAAGACAATCCAAAAAATGGCATTTCCAGTCGTCTTgcgctttttaaaataattgttGTTGGTTAGCCATATTAGAGGAATTTGcccaataaaaaaaaaaaaaacgtatccAGAAAAACCCAACTTCAAAGGAATGCTAATTAAATACTCGTGTAGCAAAgcagaaatgaagaaaacaacAATCATGGAAAAGTTTCTGTTAAACCCGTAGTAAATGAGCGGCTTGTTAATGTGTCTGTGCACAAAGTAATGGATTGGTAGGTTCCACTTCCTCCAATATTCTGCAAAGGAGCTAGCATTCCACCAGTCTTTGTAAAAAAGCCTATCGTCAAATCGGGTAATTTCAGCCAAAATATTACACCAGTGATGAAATACGATTAAAAAACCAATGAGCCAAATGTATAGCGTTCCTATAGATATCTTTAACATCCGTTCTATTATATGAATGATCTTAACGGTTAGTTGTGCTGACTGGAATTCCTTCATCGTAAAGGTATTTTCTATcgttataaaaatatactgctctaaaataatttttataattattgttAGTAGAATTGCTTCAATGGAATATTTGGCCACGCGAGACCAACTCGTTTTCTCTGTCCTTGGGTATGTGTACTGGAAACATAACGTTGGCATAAGCATGTAGGTGAAGTAATCCTTCAGTTTCAAACAATGAGGGTAATTCTTCACGTATCGTATTTCAAAGGAAGGGTCCTTTATCTTGTCAAGGTTCACCTTATCGATGTATAATTTCCTTGTGTCGTAACATacttggtggaaggaatatattttaaaaaaccaGACTATCGATATGGTCAGTAGGAtcgacgaaaaaaaaggttctgCGTCGTAGTGAGTCACCGTTAAGTATGGTAACAGAAGGATGAAAATGCTATTTATACACCTTAGTAGAAAAATGGACAGATGGAAATTCTTCCACCCGTTCGACTTTTCGCTCCAACTGTGTGTGTTCTCAAACGGACCAAATGAGTATCCTCCTGCATCCCCACTAGGTGCatcttcttctgttgctccttcctcctcaaGATTCTCCTCTTGGCCCTTTTTTGCACCTCTACGTCTCACCCCCGAGGGGCTTTTCCCGCCGCTCTGAACACTCCCATCGTTTGTCGCTTCGTCACTCCCACGGGAAAAACCTATCTGATCTATAAATTCACACTTCGTTAACTCCTTcattttactatttttatCCTCACTAAGGAAGTGCCCAGAAGAGCCCTTCCCCCCTCCAACCCCCTCATCACCACCACACGGTTGACGCAACAACCAACATGCCACGTGCCTTTCTATAAACCAACTAAAAAGGAGGCTTACGCTTAGACACACAAAACAAACTAGGAGAGgcaaatttttcaaaacttCACTACTGGGGGGCACATTTATAACAAACCCACGCTTCTTTATACGCTCCACGATTAGCCTGAAATTCACTGTACATATTAATATGACGGCCAGGTTAAGGAACCCCTTCAGGTCAATGTCAAGGGCTTTGTGGGAAAGGAGACTCGGCTGCTTCACTCGGTGCACGTTTTCGAATAAAGGTCTAcctttgaatttttttaattcgtcATTTTCATGATTCATTTTTCGCTCGCTCGATGGGGTGGCAGTGCAATGACGGTAGGAAGCAGCAAAATAGCGATATCGGTAGGATCTATCCTGGGTGAATCACAGCCAGTCGAGTCGCTCCACTCGTGGCGGTCTCCCAGCTCGATCAGCAAATTGCACCTGCCTCCCTGCAAATGGGGTATGGAGCAAGtcgggggaaaggaaagccAATTAGAcaatcatattttttttctgcttctttttctttcacccGCACCGTTTGCGCGAGCCGCTGCGTCTACCTTTGGGATataatttcccctttggttCACTCCTTCCATTAAGAACATTTACCCTGCGTCAGGTACGTCCTATTCTGCGAGggggaacatatataaaatgggaaaaattgcaaatcGCCCCAATAGTGTTGTCGGTTCacgggtggtggtggtacaGCTCCATCTGCGTTTTCACCCCCACGTCTGAGGCACTATAAGGGGGTGAGGGGGGGCAGTCACCACATGTATGCTCACACGTTGGAATAGGTGCAAgtctatatataaatgtaaacATACACATAGTAGTGCGTACAGCTTTCTCTCGCTTTACCCGTGAACCAAATTGGAGGAACATCCTTCTGCGTGTGCCCTCTCTTCCTGTGCCACCTCATGCCTTTACGCTCCTTCGTGTACAAACTTGCTGGGTTAGAAGCGACAGTTAGGGAAAGAACGCTCATGAAGCGAACAAAAAAGTGCAAgccaaaaaaacaataaaataataataaataggtAATAAGCGAATACGGTGACAACAAAAAGGTGGAAGGGGTGCGAGAAGAAACGGGACGGCAGAAAGTTGTTCACAAAAGGTGCACGTTACAAGAGATACATTTACGGTAGGGAACCGTCCTGGTCAACCTAACATCTTCCTCACGTGCGAAGGGGAGGTGGGTAGGGAATGACTGACTTCGCGAGGATTCCGAAGCCAGGTGGCGTTCGCAATAACTGGGGAAAACGTCACCAGGGAGGGAATCACCAGTGAGGAAGTCACCCGTGAAGTAACTGCCCGTGTGGCTTCTTCCGAATGGGAAACCATTAGGGACAGTTCCATACACACAAGCATGTCTGTACTAACCTTCGCAAGGCTGCTCGTGTGGCCGCTCTCATGGCTTCTTGCCCAGATTAAGCTCGTCACTGTGCTTGGTACCCCGTGCAGGCATCACTAATCGAAAAAACCCCTGTTAAGTTGCGGTGATTAGAAGATGGGGTCCGTGCCAAGGGGGAACCAAGTGAAGAGATCCACGCCTTAAGCACAAAAGCGAACAACGTAGGGTATCAGAGATGCTCGAAACGCGTCGCACAAAAAGggctaaatggaaaaattaatttccTTCGCGAACGCGTAATATCTCACAACaggtgggaagaaaaaaaaaaaaaaaaaaactcccttAGGATGAATGTGATGCTTGCACGACAGCCGCTGGGTGTAcgtttttatgtgtacagaGAGGCAGCTTGTCACACCGCTCGAGACTGCTTCTTCGCTCGAATCGAATATGCGTGCAGCCTCCTAACGTTGCAGCTCTAACTTCAACTCTCTGTTTCTCCTTAACgaggaaatggaaaaaagcgCCTCGCACATGTGCCACTTCTTCTGCATAAAATGGCATCCCCTAGTGCGGAAGATACGCACGAAGGTAAACTGACTGAGGTAGATTCTCATCAGTGACGTTCCCCTCAAATTTTACCATTCAGGGGGGATCATTAAAACGGTGTAGCGGTGAAGAGGCCAAACGGCTAAGAGCGGCAATACAACAGCCAAGCCTtaagctggaaaaaaaaaaaaaaaagtttcttCTAAACAGGTGAAAATGCGCCTcccatatgtatatgcgGCTGAATATATCATCCGAGCAAATCCGAGGAGCGGTCCGATTGGAAATTAACCAATGGCACTTTGGCACCGCGTACCACTGTTTAGCCATTCGACCCTAATTTAGAGgtgcaaaatgggggaaaaaaaaagaacgggaGGACGGGCTTGTCACGAACGGTggatagaagaagaagtacgtTATTGAAATGGGCCCCTCCTCCCTTTTGGTACCCTCCCTTGCgataaaacaaaacaatTGCAGCCCTGTTGTTCagtcgttttatttttatcatttttttttttatgtcgcGGTAGCAACTGAAAAATGGCTTactatatatttctatatacTCCAGAATTATAATctggaaaataattttttttttttttttttttttgtatcatTTGTAGCTTTCCTGTGAAGGAATGGTTCGTGGCTGCAACCCGCCgcgtacatgcatatgtcGACAAACTTCACAAGTTAATAAAACATGACATAGATAAATGCACGCA encodes the following:
- a CDS encoding Diacylglycerol o-acyltransferase, giving the protein MNHENDELKKFKGRPLFENVHRVKQPSLLSHKALDIDLKGFLNLAVILICTVNFRLIVERIKKRGFVINVPPSSEVLKNLPLLVCFVCLSVSLLFSWFIERHVACWLLRQPCGGDEGVGGGKGSSGHFLSEDKNSKMKELTKCEFIDQIGFSRGSDEATNDGSVQSGGKSPSGVRRRGAKKGQEENLEEEGATEEDAPSGDAGGYSFGPFENTHSWSEKSNGWKNFHLSIFLLRCINSIFILLLPYLTVTHYDAEPFFSSILLTISIVWFFKIYSFHQVCYDTRKLYIDKVNLDKIKDPSFEIRYVKNYPHCLKLKDYFTYMLMPTLCFQYTYPRTEKTSWSRVAKYSIEAILLTIIIKIILEQYIFITIENTFTMKEFQSAQLTVKIIHIIERMLKISIGTLYIWLIGFLIVFHHWCNILAEITRFDDRLFYKDWWNASSFAEYWRKWNLPIHYFVHRHINKPLIYYGFNRNFSMIVVFFISALLHEYLISIPLKLGFSGYVFFFFIGQIPLIWLTNNNYFKKRKTTGNAIFWIVFCITGQPLIVFIYYYSWVSRKGILHR